From the Oryza glaberrima chromosome 5, OglaRS2, whole genome shotgun sequence genome, one window contains:
- the LOC127774706 gene encoding uncharacterized protein LOC127774706, which produces MLSSEPGVLLTGRYGPPFSETRKEQKEQRNLAPHALSRRYLSRAGHGVVALWPGPPFDLSLLLHSSSSYSAEERRRRRRRAGERRAREDMGRRKFRLSDMMPNAWFYKLRDMRARGGRGATAMQPPSSSSLMRGSRAAQQQAGTSRLGTSSSSSSLLPHRASYYYTTRDREVPPPPPPPPRGVDDQFPSLTLSPPLPTRNSRRRHRVGRFGSTEMDGGELVLAPSDDHDGCSHQEPPVADASGSSRCRRDMFIGRDGGRGVEFRRRATTVDGPEEDATVDVKVITSDADIIIDLGADDDDDDDTPERVLRPVVTRPARRELDWCEPAEVKHVDLAELMTPRASSASASSEKSISRGKPRRSSVSSRRRLKTRTNSPRLAACRKGKPTARATTTTPTQPPLAHSFAVVKTSSDPRRDFLESMEEMIAENGIRDAGDLEDLLACYLSLNSGEYHDLIVEVFEQVWTGLAAACGVMP; this is translated from the coding sequence ATGTTGTCCAGCGAACCAGGTGTGCTGCTGACCGGACGGTATGGCCCACCGTTCAGTGAGACGAGAAAGGAACAAAAAGAGCAGCGAAACCTCGCTCCGCACGCTCTCTCCCGCCGCTACTTATCCCGCGCGGGTCACGGCGTGGTCGCGCTCTGGCCTGGCCCCCCATTCGATCTCTCCCTgctcctccactcctcctcctcgtacaGCGCCGAAgaacggaggcggcgccgccgccgcgccggcgagaggAGAGCGAGGGAGGACATGGGCCGGCGGAAGTTCAGGCTCTCCGACATGATGCCCAACGCGTGGTTCTACAAGCTCCGCGACATgcgcgcgcggggcggccgCGGTGCAACTGCGAtgcagccgccgtcgtcgtcgtcgttgatgAGGGGGAGCAgggcggcgcagcagcaggcGGGCACGTCGAGGCTggggacgtcgtcgtcgtcgtcgtcgttgctgccGCACAGGGCGTCGTACTACTACACCACCCGGGACAGGGaggtcccgccgccgccgccgccaccgccgagggGCGTGGATGATCAATTCCCTTCCCTCACGctgtcgccgccgttgccgacGAGGAACAGCAGGAGGCGGCACAGGGTTGGGAGATTTGGTTCGACGGAGATggatggcggcgagctcgtACTAGCGCCGTCCGACGACCACGACGGCTGCAGCCACCAGGAGCCGCCAGTGGCCGATGCGTCCGGGAGCTCCCGGTGCCGTCGCGACATGTTCATCGGGAGAGATGGCGGCCGGGGCGTGGAGTTCCGGCGCCGGGCGACGACGGTGGATGGTCCTGAGGAGGACGCCACCGTCGATGTCAAGGTGATCACGTCGGACGCGGACATAATCATCGACCTCGgcgctgacgacgacgacgacgacgacacgccGGAGAGGGTGCTCCGGCCTGTCGTGACCAGGCCCGCGAGGAGGGAGCTCGACTGGTGCGAGCCGGCGGAGGTGAAGCACGTCGACCTCGCCGAGCTGATGACACCGAGAGCGAGctctgcctctgcctcctcGGAGAAGAGCATCAGCAGGGGCAAGCCGAGGCGTTCGTCCGTGTCGTCTCGACGCCGCCTCAAGACGCGCACCAACAgcccgcgcctcgccgcgtGCAGGAAAGGCAAGCCGACGGCGcgggcaacgacgacgacgccgacgcagccgccgctcgcgcacAGCTTCGCGGTGGTGAAGACGTCGTCGGACCCGAGGAGGGACTTCCTCGAGTCCATGGAGGAGATGATCGCCGAGAACGGCAtccgcgacgccggcgacctGGAGGACCTCCTCGCCTGCTACCTCTCCCTCAACTCCGGCGAGTACCATGACCTCATCGTCGAGGTGTTCGAGCAGGTCTGGACCGGCCTCGCCGCTGCCTGTGGCGTCATGCCATGA